The segment GAGCTCCCACGAGCGGATCATGCGCCGCATCGACGCCGGGCGCAGGCTGAAGAGCTGCACCACCTGCGCCACGCGGCCCGCGCCGCCGACGTCACGCATGTAGCGATAGACGTCGCGCGTCTCGCCGGTCGCCCTCGCAGGTGCGATGGTGGCGATGAAGGCCACGCATGGCGGGTACCGCCGCGAGCCCTCATCGCGCAAGGCCGCCGATTCGGAGGCCTGTCCGCCGCGTGGTAGAGCCGCGCCGAGGAGGGGTGCGATGACGCTCAGGATGGCGGCTCTCTTGGTGGCGCTGGCGCAGGGGGTGAACGTGCTCGTGAACCTCGCGATGGCGGCGACGCGCTTCGAGGTCTACTCGAGCAACCCGGGGTTCCTGTTGTCGTTCGGCATGGGCATCGTCGCGCAGAGCGCGGCGATCGTGTTCTTCGGGCTCTACTACGCCGCGCACGGCGAGGCGGCCGCGTTGACGCCGCCCGGAAGGGCCGGGTAGGCCTCGAGCGTCATGCCCGCGCCGGCCCCGAGAAATCCGCGTCGATCGTGGTTTGATCGGGGCACCGGCGCGGATCTCGGCGCGGACGGCCGCCGCATCGGCTGGCGCGTGACGCCGCTCTCCGAAGGAGTCCCGCCGCTCGCCGCCCGCTGACACCCAAGGAGAAGGAACTGGCCCGGTGGCCGGACCGGTCTTCAAAACCGGATTGTCCCGCCTAGCGCGGGATGGAAGGTTCGACTCCTTCCCTTCTCCGCCAACTCGGGGCCATTGCGTCGCGCAGCGAGGGCCTATGCCCCTTCAGCCGCTCGCCCGCATCAGCTTCACCACGTCGTCTCGGAGCGCCGCCGCCGCCCCGCGCAGGGCAGCGACCGTGACCAGGTCGAGCTTCTTCCCGGCCGGCGACCCGAGCTGATGGCCGAACGCCCCGAGCGCCTTGGCCGCCCGCCCGAGGGCCTTGCGCACCAGGCGTGCGCGGCCGAGGTTAGCCTGGGCCGCCAGCAGGCGTTCGCGCGCGCGGGTCAGCAGCCGCCCGAGCTTGGTGGCGAGGCGGCCCGCCGGCACCCCCGCCGCCTTCGCCGCAACCAGATCGTCGAGCCGGCAAGCGATCGAGCCGAACGTCGCTGCCCCGCTGCAGCCCGCCACCGTCAGTCGCGCCGTCGCCAGCCCCGAATCCCCGTTCACGTCCGAGGCGCGGAAGGTGAAGGCATCGGCGCCCGCCGCGCCGGCGTTCGGGGAATAAGTCACCGTGGCGGCGGCCTGGTCGATCGCTCCCAGGACCCCCTGCGCGGGGCCGCTCACGATTGCGAGCGTGATGGCGTCGCCGTCGTCGTCCGCGCAGGTGAGACCGACCGCCGTGTCGATGTCCCGCACGACGGTCTGGGCGTCGTCCGCGCAATGGGGCGGGCCGCCGCGGAGGTCGCGGCGGAACACGTCGGCGAAGCCGTTGTTGTCCTCGGGGCTCAGGTCGTCGGCCAACGACTCGAACGTCACGAAGCGCCCGTCCGCGGAGATGGCGTCGCCGTAGATATAGACGTCCTCATCGGCGCCGGCGCCGCTCGGGCCGTTGGCCCTGCTCACGAGCACCGTCGTCCCCATCTGCGTGTCGCGCACGAAGACGTTGAGGACGACGTTGTTGTCGTCGGCGCTCAGGTTGGCGGCGAGCGACGCGAACGCCACGAACCGTCCGTCCGCCGAGATCGAGGGGTTCGAGGAGCCACCGTCGCCGCCCGCCCCTGCCGGGCCGTCCGCCCGGCTCACGAGTGTCGTCGTGCCGAGCTGCGTGTCCCGCACGAAGACGTCGTCGACGGCGTCGGTGTCATCGGGGCTCAGATTGAAGGCTCCCGACTGGAACGCCACGAAGCGCCCGTCGGCGGAGATCGTGGGCGAGCCGGATGGGTAGTTGGCGCCAGCCCCCGCCGGGCCATCCGCCCGGCTCACGAGCGTCGTGGTGCCCAGCCGCGTGTCGCGCACGAAGACGTCCGAGACAAAGTCGAGGTCGTCGGAGCTCAGGTTGTTGGCCCGCGACTCGAACGCCACGAAGCGCCCGTCGGCCGAGATCTTCGGGTTGACGGCGCCATCGTCGGCCCCGGCCCCCGCCACGCCGTCAGCCCGGCTGACGAGCGTCGTCGTCCCGAGCTGCGTGTCGCGCACGAAGACGTTGGTGACGTTGTTGTTGTCGTCGGCGCTCAGGTTGTCGGCGTCCGACTCGAACGCCACGAAGCGGCCGTCGGCGGAGATCGTGGGGTCGAAGGAGGAGTCGTCGCCGCCAGCGCCCGCCGGGCCATCCGCCCGGCTGACGAGCGTCGTCGTGCCCAGTTGCGTGTCGCGCAGGAAGACGTTGACGACGTTGTTGTCGTCGTCGGCGCTCAGGTTGTCGGCACTGGAGTAAAACGCCACGAAGCGCCCGTCGGCGGAGATCGTGGGGTTGAAGGAGTAATCGTCGCCCCCGGCCCCCGCCGCGCCGTCCGCCCGGCTGACGAGCGTCGTCGTCCCCAGCTGCATGTCGCGCACGAAGACGTTGGTGACGTTGTCGTTGTCGTCGGCGCTCAGGTTGTCGGCCTCGGAGTAGAACGCCACGAAGCGCCCGTCGGCGGAGATGCTGGCCCTGCTGGAGTCGTCGTCAGCGCCGACGCCGCTCGGCCCGTTCGCCCGGCTCACGAGCAGCGTCTCGCCGCGCGCCGCCCACGTACGTGCTGGCATGACGAGAGCCGCGAGCGCGAGCGATATCGCCAAGAGGCCCCGGCGTGAGCTGCGTGGTAGGAGCACTGGCAGCACCTCCCTCAGCAAAACTGCGGGCGCTACGCTAGCCGAGCCGAGGGCCGCGATTCAACGGAGCCGGACGTGTCGTCAGCGAGGGCCCATCCCCGGAAGGGGGCGGCGTCACGTTCGACGGAGCGATCACCAACGATACGAACGTGGCGGCCATCGTGGTCGATGGTCAACGACGCCGTCAGCAGAATCCAACCCGTCTCCGCCAATCCCACCGCTACGTGGCGTCGGCGGGACAGCTGAGCCTCCCGCGAAGTGTGGTCGCGTCGCCCTTGATCGCGTCGGCGTCAGCCGCGAGCGGCTCGCGGATCTCCGCGGGCGCCGTCTTCCGCGCCTTCGCCCCGCGCAGGCGATGGCTGTAGCCGGTCAGCTGGCGGAGGAGTTGCTTCAGGCGCGCCGCGGCGTGCTTCTTGTCCGAGCTCGCGCAGAAGTCGTGTGCCGTCTGCGTGCCCCCGAGCGCCCCCCCGAGTGCCTTATCCAGCTTCGGCTCCAGCTTGCCGAGCTCCGCCGTTGCCTCCGTGGTCGCACGTAGATGCTGCAGCCGGCAGAGGATCGACGCGAAGGTCGGGACGGCGTCGCATCCCGGGACGAGCGTCGTCGTCGTGACCGGAGCCGCGGTCGTCGTCGACGTGGACGAGGATGACGTCGAGCTCGAGGTGCTGGTCGAGGTCGACGTGCTCGTACTCGTCGTCGTCGTGCTCGTGCTGGTGGTGGTCGACGTGCTCGTCGTCGTGGACGTGCTCGTGGTGGTGGACGTCGCCCCCGTTACGGTCGTGGTCGTGCTCGAGGTCGCGGCCGGCGTGGTGGTGCTCGAGGTCGAGGTGGTCGTCGGCGGCGACGAACACGCAGAGAATTCCGACGTGTCGTTCGTCGTGAGGTCGGTCGCGGTCGCGGTGAGGGCCGTCGCCCCGATCGTCTGGCCGAAGTCGACGACGAAAGCGACGTGGCCGCTCCCGTCGGTCATCCCGGTCGTGACCGCCCCGAGGAACGTCTCGCCCTCGCCGTACCCGGACGGATCGCACGTCGCGTTCCCGAAGACCTCGATGCGATAGGTGCGGCCGGGGGTCGAGTCGAGCGTGCCGGACGCGCTCGAGCCGCCGGGGAACATCGGCGTGTCCAGCACGGGGTAGTTCTGGTGGTCGTTCGGCCCGGTATCGACGTCGCCCGCGTCGTTCACGTCGGGCCCGTCCGCGGCGAGGCCGATGCCGAGGTTGCCGTTGGCGAAGATGGAGTTCGCGAGGATCTGGTTGCCGATCGGGTCCGCCGTATTGTTCCTGAGGATGACACCGTAGGTGCCGTTGCCCACGATGAGATTGCCGGCATTCGGATCCGTCCCGCCGATGCGGTTGTCGCTCGAGTCGGCGATCAAGACACCCGCGGCGAGGTTCCCGAGCAGCATCGCGCCAGTGACGTCCGTGCCGATGTAGTTCCCCTCGACGACGCAGCCGGTCGCGCCCGCGGCCAGCAACACGCCGTGAAGGGTGTTGGCCGAGATCACGTTGCCGGCCCCGGTTGCCGCGCCGCCGATCATGTTGCCGGTTCCGGCGGCGACGAGAATGCCTACCTGGGCGTTCCCGACCGCCTCGGTCCCCGTGACGTCGGTGCCGACGAAATTGCCCTGCACGATGCTGTCTTCCGCGGGGCTGAGGAAGATGCCGGATCCGCGGTTGCCGGAGATGACGTTGCGCTCGGCGGCGGCGGTCCCACCGATCACGGTGTTGTTCGACTGGATGACGACCACCCCGTGGACGTTCGGGAGCGCGACGGCGCCCGTCGAATCCACCCCGATGAAGTTGCCCTGAATCGTGTTCGCGTCCGATCCGAACTTCGCGGCGATCCCACCGGAGAGGGTGTTGTTGGCGCCGTCGTTGCCCGAGATCACGTTGCGGGCGGCGGGGGTGCTACCCCCGATGAGGTTGCCACCGGGGAAGGCGAGGACGATCCCTTCGTTCGCGTTGGCCCGCGCGATCGTCCCCGTCGGGTCGGTGCCGATGAAGTTGCCTTCGATGGTGTTCCCGCCGGAGTCGAGGATGATGCCCATGTCGAAGCGCCCGATCGCCAATCCGCGGATGGTGCTGCCGCTGCCGCCGGTTTCGACGTCGAGCGCCGCGCAGCTGGCGCACATCGAGCCGTCGAGCTCGATCAGGATCTTGGCGTCGTCGCCACTGGCGAGCGTGTTCGGGCTCGCTCCCGGCTGCTGGTAGCCGTCGATCAGCACCGGGCCGAGAATCTGCGGGAGGCCGGTCGTTGGCTGGATCGTGTGCACGCCCCCGCCGGCGATGCCGAACTCGATCGTGTCCATGCCGGCGCTCGCGTTCGCCTGCTCGATGGCGGCCCGCAGCGTGCAGCCGCCGCCGATGGCGACGCACGTGTTGTCGCCGGTGTTCGTATCCGAGGTGTCGCCCGTGCTGTCGACGGTGAAGGTGAGGGCTCCCGCCCGCCCGGCGAGGAGTAGGAGCACCATGGCCATGATCCCGAAGCCTCGGATCGCCAACCCTCCTTCTGCGATCCTGCCTACCAGATGCGCCGGCTCGTCCGCCACTGTCGCGGGACACGCGAGCGGGACGGCGACCGTTCGGATCCAATCGCCGGCCCGCGTTTGCGTTGACGCCAGATCAGGGGCTCGCGGCGATCTCCTGCGTCACCTCACCCGTGAGACTCGTGATCGTCGCGGCGCACGACGCCGATACGTGTCGTGCCGCGTTCTTCGCGTTCACCGCCCGCGCGGCCCGGCTGCCGGCGGCCCGGAGATCGGCCACCGCACGCTTGCGAAGCTTGTTCGCCTTCTTCCCGGTTGCCGACGTCACGGAGCCGAGGGCCGTGTCCGCGGCCTCGAGCTTCGTGCGCACGGCGCGGTCCACCACCGTGGGCACCGTGTCGGCTCCGCACAGCGGCTGGGCGAGAGCCGTCGCGAGCCGACAGCGAGCGAGATCCACCGCGACGAGCCCGCTGCACGCCGGGACGGTCGTCGTCGTAGTCGTGATCACGAGGACGGTGGAGGTCGTGGTCCCTAAGATCGTCGACGTCGTCGCGACGGGCATCGTCGTCGTCGCCGCCTCCGTCGTGGTGGTGGTCGTCGTGGTGGGCGCGACGCAGAACGAGAGGAGCTGGCACCCGCGACACACGACGCAGTCGCTCTGCGCAGGAACGACCGCGGCGCCCGAGCAGCCGTACGCGCTCGCGAAGGGGTCGGCGGTCGGCGAACAATCGCAGGCCTCGCCGCACGCCGCTTCAACCGTACCGTTGCCGCACATCTCGCCGCATCCGGGCAGCGTGGTGGTGGTCGTCGGCGCCGGGAGGATCGTCGTGGTCGTCGTCGGGACGGTCAGATCCGGCAGCGGATCGACGGCGACGTACGCGTGGCCACTGGCTCCGGTCACGGGGTCGCCGTCGGTCGTGGTGACCAGCGCCGTCGCAGTGTTCAGCGCGGAGACCTCCGCATAGAAGCTCCCGAACTGCACCTGGCTCGCCAGGAGCTGCATGTAGGGAGTCAGGCTGAGGCTCACGCGCATCGCGACCGGCTGTCCCACGTGCAAGCCGCTCACCGTGAACGAGCCGAACGAATCGGGGCACGCGCTGCCGAACGCTCGCCGACCCGTCGAGAAGATGAAGCCGGGGCTCTGGAAGTCAGTCGACGTGTCGGTGTACTGCGCCGCGTACCAGAACGAGACGCCGATCGCGACCTCCATGAAGGCATTGGTGTAGTGGTCGCAATCGATGTCGAGGACCGGCGTAAGGATGAACGACGTCGGGTCGCCGGCGTGCGGGGCCGCCGACGTGGGCGGCGGTGTGAGCACGTCGACGAAGAAGCCGCCCGCGCCGGCCCTGCGCGTACGCGCTCAGGTCATTCATGGCTTCCACGAACGGTGGCCCATAGGACTGGGGAAACGTCTCCGCCAACGCGTAGCCGTAGCCGCGCAGCACCCCGACCTTGCCGAGGGAGATCGCGGCGACGGCGGCATGGGCGGCGAAGTACTGGGACAGCCCGGCGCCGAAGAAGAAGGTGTCGGCGACGCCGCACCCGGCCCTGAAGCCGGTCTCGCCGTCGGGCATCGTCATCGGGGTCGACGTCACGGGCCCCACGTCCGGGAGCTGGGACCCGACGTCGCCGACTCCGATGGCGCACATCTCGTACGGGTCGGCGATGACGTAGTGCGGAGCGACGGCTGCTCGAACACGCGTGGCCGTCGCAGCGAAGAGCGCCATGAGGAGAAGGACACGAACCGGACGGCGCATGTGGCGCAACGCTCACACGCGACCATTGGAGCGTCAAGGAGAACGACGGTCGCAGTCGACTCGAGTGACGCAAATCGCAAGTGACGAACCACGTGTGTGGCCCATTTTGCCTCTTGCGCTCGAAACTCGGACCGAAGTGCCCCTTCGTGTCGAGGGAGTGTCCTCGGCGGCCGGAGCGCGCTACACGAGGCGATGGTCAACGCAGCCGTCAGCGTGATCCAGCCGCTGTTCGACGATCCGATCGTCGTCTCCATCCGGTTCCGCTATTCGACCGTCTATGCCGACGGCGTGACGCCCCTG is part of the Candidatus Eisenbacteria bacterium genome and harbors:
- a CDS encoding CSLREA domain-containing protein: MAMVLLLLAGRAGALTFTVDSTGDTSDTNTGDNTCVAIGGGCTLRAAIEQANASAGMDTIEFGIAGGGVHTIQPTTGLPQILGPVLIDGYQQPGASPNTLASGDDAKILIELDGSMCASCAALDVETGGSGSTIRGLAIGRFDMGIILDSGGNTIEGNFIGTDPTGTIARANANEGIVLAFPGGNLIGGSTPAARNVISGNDGANNTLSGGIAAKFGSDANTIQGNFIGVDSTGAVALPNVHGVVVIQSNNTVIGGTAAAERNVISGNRGSGIFLSPAEDSIVQGNFVGTDVTGTEAVGNAQVGILVAAGTGNMIGGAATGAGNVISANTLHGVLLAAGATGCVVEGNYIGTDVTGAMLLGNLAAGVLIADSSDNRIGGTDPNAGNLIVGNGTYGVILRNNTADPIGNQILANSIFANGNLGIGLAADGPDVNDAGDVDTGPNDHQNYPVLDTPMFPGGSSASGTLDSTPGRTYRIEVFGNATCDPSGYGEGETFLGAVTTGMTDGSGHVAFVVDFGQTIGATALTATATDLTTNDTSEFSACSSPPTTTSTSSTTTPAATSSTTTTVTGATSTTTSTSTTTSTSTTTSTSTTTTSTSTSTSTSTSSSTSSSSTSTTTAAPVTTTTLVPGCDAVPTFASILCRLQHLRATTEATAELGKLEPKLDKALGGALGGTQTAHDFCASSDKKHAAARLKQLLRQLTGYSHRLRGAKARKTAPAEIREPLAADADAIKGDATTLRGRLSCPADAT
- a CDS encoding Ig-like domain-containing protein, which codes for MPARTWAARGETLLVSRANGPSGVGADDDSSRASISADGRFVAFYSEADNLSADDNDNVTNVFVRDMQLGTTTLVSRADGAAGAGGDDYSFNPTISADGRFVAFYSSADNLSADDDNNVVNVFLRDTQLGTTTLVSRADGPAGAGGDDSSFDPTISADGRFVAFESDADNLSADDNNNVTNVFVRDTQLGTTTLVSRADGVAGAGADDGAVNPKISADGRFVAFESRANNLSSDDLDFVSDVFVRDTRLGTTTLVSRADGPAGAGANYPSGSPTISADGRFVAFQSGAFNLSPDDTDAVDDVFVRDTQLGTTTLVSRADGPAGAGGDGGSSNPSISADGRFVAFASLAANLSADDNNVVLNVFVRDTQMGTTVLVSRANGPSGAGADEDVYIYGDAISADGRFVTFESLADDLSPEDNNGFADVFRRDLRGGPPHCADDAQTVVRDIDTAVGLTCADDDGDAITLAIVSGPAQGVLGAIDQAAATVTYSPNAGAAGADAFTFRASDVNGDSGLATARLTVAGCSGAATFGSIACRLDDLVAAKAAGVPAGRLATKLGRLLTRARERLLAAQANLGRARLVRKALGRAAKALGAFGHQLGSPAGKKLDLVTVAALRGAAAALRDDVVKLMRASG